One genomic window of Fusarium keratoplasticum isolate Fu6.1 chromosome 3, whole genome shotgun sequence includes the following:
- a CDS encoding APH domain-containing protein, translating to MVDLIAQDRLQKERDSFIETIDESSILRLASSYHDGDECDFFQPPKCGRFIMSYYVRFANGDSWVVRVPISPCLAFDAQQLVEREVVTMQLRAPIDLVSQTAIPIPRVIAPDIDDEDDADIPSFVILEYVEGTPLSDVRIQGLSVEKRTTLYQGLADIYLQLRRLTFSELGVLALSEDDEVDVLQGPVSVEFNLQQLAGLQPSRVREVRGPRGPMRTATEYVSLLLAMAWNTFYSSPAVTQDHDDAEQTLYYLFQFDRFVRYRWFDKSLDHEPFVLCHGDLVDRNIIVDDDMRIVAVLGWEWSRVVPLQLFNPPLWLVSNSPELLASRQFYEYHVEELDKFITILRQREQAHFDSSQLADEWQGIHRNGGLLVAEALEKMDLEIIFYFGFRFCDDSQVPVDLVRQFMEDSPARADIVANKVREGELYDSQCQKLRLGEYSVDVNLE from the exons ATGGTCGACCTCATAGCCCAAGACCGCCTCCAGAAGGAGCGCGACAGCTTCATCGAGACGATTGACGAGTCTTCGATCCTGCGACTCGCGAGCTCGTACCACGACGGCGATGAGTgcgacttcttccagccgcCCAAGTGCGGgcgcttcatcatgtcctACTACGTGCGCTTCGCCAACGGCGACTCTTGGGTCGTGCGCGTACCGATATCGCCATGCCTGGCCTTTGACGCCCAGCAGTTGGTCGAGAGAGAGGTGGTGACTATGCAGTTGAGAGCTCCCATCGA TTTGGTGTCTCAGACGGCGATACCGATCCCTAGGGTCATAGCACCGGATatcgatgacgaggacgacgcTGATATCCCCTCGTTTGTCATCCTCGAGTACGTCGAGGGCACGCCGCTCTCGGACGTGAGAATCCAGGGCCTTTCGGTCGAGAAGCGGACCACTCTGTACCAAGGCCTGGCCGACATATACCTGCAGCTGCGAAGACTCACGTTTTCAGAGCTTGGAGTTCTCGCCTTGTctgaggacgacgaggtcgaCGTCCTCCAAGGTCCTGTCTCGGTAGAATTCAACCTGCAGCAGCTGGCAGGCCTACAGCCCTCGCGCGTACGAGAGGTCCGcggccctcgaggccctATGCGCACAGCTACGGAGTACGTGTCGCTACTGCTGGCCATGGCATGGAACACCTTCTACAGCAGTCCTGCCGTGACCCAAGACCACGACGACGCCGAGCAGACTCTGTACTACCTATTCCAGTTTGACCGCTTCGTGCGCTATCGGTGGTTCGACAAGAGTCTGGACCACGAGCCCTTTGTGCTCTGCCACGGTGACCTTGTTGACCGGAACATCATTGTCGATGATGATATGCGCATCGTTGCCGTCTTGGGCTGGGAATGGAGTCGTGTCGTGCCTCTGCAGCTTTTCAATCCTCCTCTGTGGCTCGTCAGCAACTCCCCAGAGCTCCTCGCCTCGCGTCAGTTTTATGAATACCAcgtcgaggagcttgataAATTCATCACCATACTGCGACAGCGAGAGCAGGCTCACTTTGACAGCTCCCAACTTGCCGACGAGTGGCAGGGCATCCACAGAAACGGCGGGCTCCTCGTGGCAGAGGccctggagaagatggatctCGAGATCATCTTTTACTTTGGCTTTCGGTTCTGCGACGACTCGCAGGTGCCGGTTGACCTTGTGCGGCAGTTCATGGAGGACAGCCCGGCGAGGGCTGACATCGTGGCCAACAAGGTTCGCGAGGGGGAGCTGTATGATTCGCAGTGTCAGAAGTTGAGGCTGGGGGAGTATTCGGTGGATGTGAATCTCGAGTGA
- a CDS encoding Zn(2)-C6 fungal-type domain-containing protein — MADDSYRQDYHQQSRPDESQSQPQSHYPPPPETAQRPPDAHPATMAASVTLPSIHDPRSYGPPAAAPPRGYPSDPRYASPNAVNGYPPPGGQQPPPGQQQQPYLPPLQPQSDPRSSAYPPPPQDQRGGYYDDRRPAYGQEPYPQDPYYAHSYYRQPPPGPPPPNGHQNYRNLAGGVYEYPQVGPGNPPQLTQAAPRQRTSIACRYCRKRKIRCSGYQSAPGGKCQNCARMNQECIFQPVSSSSSTAFIPVSAVPGGVPPGTQLFGAYGQPLAPGTVPPPPPQQPPPPTYQQHPNAPPPANYYAPVQSPTESFSSYGDARTDDGSQVAGRRRRRTSEEQEEGYRLPPPRSALEEDPRRRSPAEFSNHSSPGGIGYPPYGGPRQSPRNPTSGTLPQPATSGGYAASAPGGRSPTGQNGSSGASTPARQGQQQQQGQQQQSGNQSIMSLSNLVEQNDIDKTMIERLNRPLPGQPGGRRDASR; from the exons ATGGCCGACGACAGCTACCGGCAAGACTATCATCAGCAAAGCCGTCCAGACGAGAGCCAATCTCAACCTCAGTCGCATtaccctcctcccccagaaACCGCCCAGCGCCCTCCCGACGCTCACCCGGCCACCATGGCTGCTTCTGTTACTCTCCCATCCATTCATGACCCGCGCAGTTACGGCCCGCCAGCTGCAGCACCACCCCGAGGCTACCCTAGTGATCCGCGATATGCGTCTCCCAACGCTGTCAACGGTTATCCGCCTCCTGGCGGGCAGCAGCCTCCGCCTggccagcaacagcagccgTATCTCCCGCCTCTGCAGCCGCAGTCTGACCCCCGTTCATCGGCctatcctcctcccccacaGGACCAGCGAGGTGGTTACTACGATGACCGCCGCCCTGCCTATGGGCAAGAGCCTTACCCTCAGGATCCCTACTACGCCCATTCTTACTATCGACAACCGCCGCCTGGTCCCCCACCGCCAAATGGTCACCAGAACTACCGTAACCTCGCTGGCGGCGTTTACGAGTACCCTCAAGTTGGACCTGGCAACCCTCCCCAATTGACCCAAGCCGCGCCTCGCCAGCGTACCTCGATTGCGTGTCGATATTGCCGCAAGAGAAAG ATCCGATGCAGCGGCTATCAGAGCGCTCCTGGTGGCAAGTGTCAGAACTGTGCCAGAATGAACCAAGAATGCATTTTCCAGCCAGTCTcttcctcgagctcgaccGCATTCATCCCAGTCTCTGCAGTCCCCGGAGGTGTTCCTCCTGGCACTCAGCTGTTTGGAGCATATGGCCAACCCCTGGCGCCAGGCACTGTcccacctcctccgcctcagcaaccccctcctccaacttACCAGCAGCACCCGAATGCTCCCCCTCCGGCAAACTACTATGCGCCTGTTCAATCGCCGACAGAATCGTTCTCTTCCTACGGAGACGCAAGAACCGACGATGGAAGCCAAGTTGCCggacgccgccgccgcaggacctcggaggagcaggaggagggtTATCGACTGCCTCCACCACGCAGCGCATTGGAGGAGGACCCACGAAGAAGGTCTCCGGCCGAATTCTCGAACCACAGCAGCCCGGGTGGAATCGGATACCCGCCGTACGGGGGCCCGAGACAGAGCCCTCGTAACCCAACAAGCGGCACCCTACCCCAGCCTGCGACGAGCGGAGGCTACGCTGCTTCGGCACCCGGTGGCCGCTCTCCCACGGGCCAGAACGGCTCCAGTGGCGCGTCGACTCCTGCGAGACAGggacagcaacagcaacaggggcagcagcagcagagcggGAACCAGTCGATTATGAGCCTCAGCAACTTGGTGGAGCAGAATGACATTGACAAGACTATGATCGAGCGATTGAATCGACCTTTGCCAGGACAGCcaggaggacgacgagatgCCAGCCGCtga